The Anaerolineae bacterium genome segment TTGACGAGAGGGGCATAGAGAAGCTGTTCTCGGCCCACAGAATATCTACAGTTTGATAATTTACGAGGCCACCGGTCATTTACGGTGGCCTCGTGTACTGCCAAAGTAGGTGGTTTTTAAGAATTAAGCGTTATTAAACGGAGGATTTTCTTGCCTACAATTAACCAGTTGGTACGTAAAGGACGTAAAGTCAAGAAGTCGAAAACTAAGGCGCCTGCCTTGCGGTTTACTTATAATGCCTTAAAAGGGCGGATGCAGCCGGACAGCGGTTCTCCCCAGAAGCGGGGGGTTTGCACCCAGGTCCGGACGATGACGCCAAAAAAACCCAACTCGGCTTTGCGAAAAGTGGCCCGGGTGCGTTTGACCAACCAGATTGAGGTAACGGCTTACATTCCCGGCGAAGGCCACAGTTTGCAGGAGCACTCGGTGGTATTGGTCCGGGGTGGTCGGGTAAAGGATCTGCCCGGGGTGCGTTATCAC includes the following:
- the rpsL gene encoding 30S ribosomal protein S12, translated to MPTINQLVRKGRKVKKSKTKAPALRFTYNALKGRMQPDSGSPQKRGVCTQVRTMTPKKPNSALRKVARVRLTNQIEVTAYIPGEGHSLQEHSVVLVRGGRVKDLPGVRYHIVRGALDSTGVDAKRRGRSKYGARRPK